Proteins from a genomic interval of Acidiferrobacteraceae bacterium:
- a CDS encoding AAA family ATPase, whose protein sequence is MEEHRDIPKDAEREGSRKVKRRNGSRKTAKAKGELVEVAAGKLVPANGKSLGISPRYEIARMREPWQYEKQALAEMRIISPEMPDRGVVDAYRRMRTKIVKKNGGENPTIMVTGISHASGVTFTALNLAAAFAFDESKTALVIDCNFRSQGMELGEEGDRGEEVDRYGLADYLDDEMDDVGMEEIIHPTGIRRMRLIPSGGEREGLVEYFTSTKMSELVESAKQRYRDRYIIIDTPPILESADTGILTDLCDYVILVVPYGRFTQQRIVDAARAIGQDKFLGAVFNDVPHVPDVAIEKLKTLWDIPRASKVAIDRLRSLWQKSE, encoded by the coding sequence ATGGAAGAGCATCGGGATATTCCTAAAGACGCAGAAAGAGAAGGCTCGCGGAAGGTGAAACGACGTAACGGAAGCCGGAAGACCGCGAAAGCCAAAGGGGAACTGGTGGAGGTTGCGGCCGGGAAGCTGGTTCCGGCTAACGGCAAGAGCCTGGGGATTTCCCCACGCTATGAGATCGCGCGCATGCGTGAACCATGGCAATACGAGAAGCAGGCATTGGCCGAGATGAGAATCATCTCTCCGGAAATGCCGGATCGGGGGGTGGTGGATGCGTATCGGCGGATGCGCACCAAGATCGTCAAGAAGAATGGCGGGGAAAACCCAACGATTATGGTTACGGGAATTTCGCATGCCAGCGGCGTTACGTTTACCGCATTGAATCTCGCTGCCGCATTCGCATTTGATGAGAGCAAGACCGCTCTGGTCATTGACTGCAATTTTCGCAGCCAGGGCATGGAACTTGGCGAGGAAGGCGATCGGGGGGAGGAAGTCGATCGGTACGGCTTGGCCGACTATCTCGACGATGAAATGGACGACGTGGGAATGGAAGAAATCATACACCCAACTGGCATCCGGCGGATGCGGCTCATCCCGAGTGGGGGAGAAAGGGAAGGGCTTGTAGAGTATTTCACGTCGACGAAGATGAGTGAGCTTGTCGAGTCGGCGAAACAGCGCTACCGCGACAGGTACATCATTATTGATACGCCACCGATTCTGGAATCTGCAGATACGGGGATCCTGACGGACCTATGCGACTACGTGATTCTGGTGGTTCCCTATGGCAGGTTCACACAACAGCGCATCGTGGATGCGGCCAGGGCGATCGGACAGGACAAATTTCTCGGAGCTGTCTTTAATGACGTTCCTCATGTGCCGGACGTGGCAATCGAGAAACTGAAGACGCTTTGGGATATTCCCCGTGCGTCAAAAGTCGCGATCGATCGGCTGAGATCGCTGTGGCAAAAGAGCGAATAG